In one bacterium genomic region, the following are encoded:
- a CDS encoding YtxH domain-containing protein, translating to MEKRSVENFITGFFLGGVIGAGIALLFAPASGSETREQISKQVNRILEEGKEGSEYVKKLVQDEISNAKGKTEAVKDAVEKGVSEFKKHN from the coding sequence ATGGAAAAACGCAGTGTTGAGAATTTCATTACGGGCTTTTTTCTTGGGGGAGTCATTGGAGCGGGAATAGCTCTGTTATTCGCTCCTGCATCGGGCTCCGAAACACGCGAGCAGATTTCCAAACAAGTAAATCGTATCCTCGAAGAGGGCAAAGAGGGTTCGGAATATGTGAAGAAACTCGTTCAAGACGAAATATCGAATGCTAAAGGTAAAACCGAAGCTGTTAAAGACGCCGTTGAAAAGGGTGTATCGGAATTCAAAAAGCATAATTGA
- a CDS encoding PLP-dependent aminotransferase family protein, whose protein sequence is MPSCGWRYSRRALAMQSSIIRETLKIAKKPGVISFGGGLPAPELFPVDELLEACKKVLTERPDEALQYGTTEGYPPLRELIAERMNKLGVSCEADRILITGGSQQGLHVLGSAFLDEGDYVVTARPTYLGAIQAFNSYSPRYVTLDSDNNGMKVDGLREIIEGKKPKMIYLVPTFQNPDGRTIPKERRQVILELADKYQIPVIEDDPYSELYFEEVVPEHMISMSPNNVIMLGTFSKLLAPGLRVAWLIAPKEDCYDRCVRMKQGADLHTNTLAQHIIYEFMKTGALDRHVLKIREAYAKRRDVMVEAMKKYFPENISFTEPKGGLFLWVTLPEKINTAELISKAVEKLVAYIPGTAFYPNGGGENAMRLNFSKSNEEEIEIGIKRLSELFKEALSA, encoded by the coding sequence ATGCCTAGTTGTGGATGGCGTTATAGCAGAAGAGCCCTCGCAATGCAATCGAGTATCATACGAGAGACCTTGAAGATCGCTAAAAAGCCCGGAGTTATAAGCTTTGGAGGCGGTCTTCCGGCCCCAGAACTTTTTCCTGTGGACGAACTTCTCGAAGCGTGCAAGAAAGTGCTTACAGAAAGACCTGATGAAGCACTTCAATATGGGACTACTGAGGGTTATCCTCCGCTCAGAGAGCTTATTGCTGAAAGAATGAATAAGCTTGGAGTTTCTTGTGAGGCTGATAGAATACTTATCACCGGCGGAAGCCAGCAAGGTCTTCATGTGCTTGGAAGTGCTTTTTTAGATGAAGGCGATTATGTTGTTACTGCACGGCCGACATATCTTGGTGCGATTCAAGCATTCAATTCTTACAGTCCTCGCTATGTTACACTCGATTCTGACAACAATGGAATGAAAGTCGATGGACTGAGAGAGATTATCGAGGGGAAAAAGCCCAAGATGATCTATCTTGTGCCAACTTTTCAGAACCCCGATGGAAGGACTATCCCTAAGGAGAGGCGTCAAGTGATCCTCGAATTAGCGGACAAATACCAGATACCAGTTATCGAAGATGATCCTTATAGCGAGTTATATTTTGAAGAGGTTGTTCCAGAGCACATGATCTCCATGTCGCCTAATAATGTTATTATGCTTGGAACCTTCAGTAAATTGCTTGCGCCCGGCTTGAGGGTTGCATGGCTTATAGCTCCCAAGGAGGATTGTTATGATCGTTGCGTCCGAATGAAACAGGGCGCCGACCTTCATACAAATACTTTAGCCCAGCATATTATATATGAGTTTATGAAGACGGGTGCATTGGATAGACATGTTCTAAAAATTCGTGAGGCGTATGCCAAAAGACGTGATGTGATGGTTGAAGCTATGAAAAAATACTTCCCTGAAAATATCTCGTTCACCGAGCCAAAGGGAGGGCTTTTTCTTTGGGTGACGTTGCCCGAGAAGATAAACACAGCAGAGCTTATATCTAAAGCAGTTGAGAAACTTGTAGCCTATATTCCCGGGACGGCTTTTTATCCTAACGGCGGTGGAGAAAATGCGATGCGTCTTAATTTCAGTAAATCGAATGAGGAAGAGATCGAAATCGGAATTAAGCGTTTGAGTGAGCTTTTTAAGGAAGCTCTTAGCGCTTAA
- a CDS encoding acyl-CoA dehydrogenase family protein, translated as MPYFTEEQEMIRELAHRIAVEKIVPVREHYDHTGDFPWEIVEEIKNSDLFGVFIPEEFGGFGGGITEMAIVTEELSAACGGIALAFAASGLGAMPILLFGSDEQKAKYLPQIAIGEKLTAFALTEPNAGSDAGGIRTTARRDGDYYILDGTKQWITNGGEAKIYTIIALTDPKRGARGASAFIVEDGTEGFSYGKKEDKMGIRASATRELIFQECRIPVENLIMREGMGFMVAMETLDKSRPGVASQAIGIARGALEAAIDYARGREQFGKPVIANQGLQWMLADMATKVESARSFIYDVAARIDRGEKKISKLSAMVKLYAADVAMSVTTDAVQIFGGYGYMREYPVEKMMRDAKITQIYEGTNQIQRDVIGKALIKEAAKKR; from the coding sequence AGATGATCCGGGAGCTTGCACACAGGATAGCGGTTGAGAAGATAGTTCCTGTTCGCGAGCATTACGACCACACAGGCGATTTTCCATGGGAAATTGTAGAGGAGATAAAAAACTCCGACCTTTTCGGCGTTTTTATCCCTGAGGAATTCGGTGGATTTGGTGGAGGAATCACCGAAATGGCGATCGTTACAGAGGAGCTTTCAGCCGCGTGTGGCGGAATTGCATTGGCTTTTGCTGCTTCCGGCCTAGGGGCCATGCCGATTTTGCTTTTTGGTTCGGATGAACAAAAAGCAAAATATCTTCCGCAGATAGCCATCGGTGAAAAATTAACTGCATTTGCACTTACCGAACCAAATGCCGGTTCAGATGCTGGAGGAATTCGAACTACAGCTAGGCGCGATGGCGATTATTATATTCTCGATGGAACAAAGCAGTGGATCACAAATGGCGGAGAAGCCAAGATATATACCATTATTGCTCTCACCGATCCTAAACGGGGAGCGCGTGGTGCATCTGCATTTATTGTAGAGGATGGAACAGAGGGTTTTTCCTACGGGAAAAAAGAGGATAAGATGGGCATACGCGCCAGTGCAACAAGGGAGCTTATTTTTCAGGAATGCAGGATTCCGGTGGAGAATCTAATCATGCGGGAGGGTATGGGTTTCATGGTGGCAATGGAAACGCTCGATAAGTCGCGCCCCGGGGTTGCTTCACAGGCCATTGGAATAGCTCGCGGCGCACTCGAAGCAGCTATCGATTATGCTAGAGGGCGCGAGCAGTTTGGGAAACCGGTTATAGCAAATCAAGGATTGCAATGGATGCTTGCTGACATGGCTACAAAGGTTGAATCGGCAAGGTCTTTTATTTACGATGTTGCCGCGCGCATAGACCGCGGAGAAAAGAAAATTTCTAAGCTGTCTGCGATGGTAAAACTCTATGCCGCCGATGTAGCTATGTCGGTCACGACCGATGCTGTGCAGATTTTCGGTGGATATGGTTACATGCGCGAATATCCTGTTGAGAAGATGATGCGAGATGCTAAAATCACACAGATATATGAGGGCACAAACCAGATTCAACGCGATGTTATTGGAAAAGCCTTGATAAAAGAGGCTGCAAAGAAGCGTTAA
- a CDS encoding DUF948 domain-containing protein — translation MPYSVSIAIWVVVVVFAAIAFFFIRFLSQITKVGHESETALKTINAKLPPLIDRADQIMNKADLTVDRVNSTLDQIEVPLQYAKMLGQIVSESKSNISAKFGRSLMALLAGIKAGKAIVSSLRSHFSRGKTDDSLEQE, via the coding sequence ATGCCTTATTCTGTCTCAATAGCTATTTGGGTTGTCGTTGTTGTATTTGCGGCAATAGCGTTTTTCTTCATAAGATTCCTAAGCCAAATTACCAAAGTAGGGCATGAGAGTGAAACGGCATTAAAAACAATTAATGCCAAGCTTCCTCCGCTTATTGACCGTGCTGATCAAATTATGAATAAAGCCGATTTAACCGTCGATAGAGTAAATTCTACTTTGGATCAAATTGAGGTGCCGCTGCAATATGCCAAGATGCTTGGACAAATCGTTAGCGAGTCTAAATCGAATATTTCAGCGAAATTTGGAAGAAGCCTCATGGCTCTTCTCGCGGGTATAAAAGCAGGAAAGGCCATAGTGTCTAGCCTACGAAGCCATTTCTCACGCGGGAAAACCGATGATTCTCTCGAACAAGAATAA